The following proteins are co-located in the Imtechella halotolerans genome:
- a CDS encoding Crp/Fnr family transcriptional regulator, translated as MIPENLLIDFGAVQTTFKKGELLFREGEQPHFYFQVVSGEVKMNNYNDEGKEFIQNIFTSQQSFAEPPLFTETTYPANAEAITDCSVFKLPKESFINLLEKHPKIHMQITRTLANRLHFKAIMASEISSQDPRHRILRLLDYLKQSVLKNKTPFSFQVDLTRQQLADLTGLRVETVIRVIKDLEKKGELKIKNRKVYR; from the coding sequence ATGATACCAGAAAACTTACTTATCGATTTTGGTGCCGTTCAAACAACCTTTAAGAAGGGAGAACTTCTTTTCAGAGAGGGTGAACAACCTCATTTTTATTTCCAAGTGGTTTCAGGTGAAGTGAAAATGAACAACTACAATGATGAAGGAAAAGAATTCATCCAAAATATATTCACATCACAACAATCATTTGCAGAACCTCCATTATTTACTGAAACTACATATCCTGCCAACGCAGAAGCCATTACCGATTGTTCCGTATTTAAACTCCCTAAAGAGTCCTTCATAAATTTGCTAGAAAAACATCCCAAAATTCACATGCAAATTACCCGCACACTTGCCAACAGACTCCACTTTAAGGCCATCATGGCATCTGAAATATCATCTCAAGACCCTAGGCATCGTATTCTCCGTTTATTGGACTATCTAAAGCAAAGTGTTCTAAAAAACAAAACTCCTTTTAGTTTTCAAGTAGACTTAACTAGACAACAATTGGCTGATCTTACAGGACTGAGAGTAGAAACAGTAATTAGAGTAATTAAAGACCTTGAGAAAAAAGGAGAACTGAAAATAAAAAATCGTAAAGTCTATCGTTAA
- a CDS encoding formylglycine-generating enzyme family protein, with protein MNIFNSNIQRLLAFLLAVAVLSCVHNPKKEPQGHTHHKANNSIATKSFHEKMLAEISLLPTTTLTTENMVFIKGGTFVMGGNNAQARPDEFPQHKDTANDIWVDKTEVTNAQFKKFIEATGYITTAERSFEVEGQSYPPGALVFDPNQPDFWWKFVEGASWKHPYGPNSNIEGKDDHPVVQVSWYDAQAYCHWSGKRLPTEAEFEYLSRGQKTEESYPWGNDFSIATQKANFFQGDFPNFNSMDDGYNKTAAVKSFESNGFGLYDIAGNVWEWTLDTYYPNAYQLKKKHEQDFFLTYHNPKQEKVVRGGSYLCSESYCTGYRSAARMSSSPDTSLEHTGFRTVLDPQ; from the coding sequence ATGAATATTTTTAATTCAAACATACAACGGCTACTCGCTTTCTTATTAGCGGTAGCCGTTTTATCTTGTGTTCACAATCCTAAAAAGGAACCACAGGGACATACTCACCATAAAGCAAACAATTCTATTGCAACTAAAAGCTTTCATGAAAAAATGTTAGCTGAGATTTCTCTATTACCTACAACCACACTTACAACAGAAAACATGGTTTTTATTAAAGGAGGAACATTTGTAATGGGAGGCAATAACGCTCAAGCAAGACCTGATGAATTTCCACAACATAAAGACACAGCTAACGATATATGGGTTGACAAAACCGAGGTTACTAATGCCCAGTTTAAAAAATTCATTGAAGCCACAGGATATATTACTACTGCTGAAAGATCATTTGAAGTAGAAGGCCAATCCTACCCACCCGGCGCATTAGTATTTGATCCAAATCAACCAGATTTTTGGTGGAAATTTGTAGAAGGAGCCTCTTGGAAACATCCTTACGGCCCCAATAGCAACATTGAAGGTAAAGATGATCACCCAGTAGTGCAGGTTTCATGGTATGATGCGCAAGCCTATTGTCATTGGTCAGGCAAAAGATTACCAACAGAAGCTGAATTCGAGTACCTTTCACGTGGTCAAAAAACTGAAGAAAGCTATCCATGGGGAAACGATTTCTCTATAGCAACCCAAAAGGCTAATTTTTTCCAAGGTGACTTCCCTAATTTCAACTCAATGGATGATGGTTACAATAAAACAGCCGCGGTGAAGAGTTTTGAATCAAATGGATTTGGACTTTATGATATTGCTGGAAATGTATGGGAATGGACATTAGACACCTATTACCCTAATGCCTACCAGCTAAAAAAGAAACATGAACAAGATTTCTTTTTAACCTACCATAATCCAAAGCAAGAAAAAGTAGTTCGTGGAGGATCTTATCTATGTAGTGAAAGCTATTGTACAGGATATCGAAGCGCTGCAAGAATGAGCTCATCTCCAGATACATCATTGGAACACACAGGCTTTAGAACTGTTCTTGACCCCCAATAA
- the nadA gene encoding quinolinate synthase NadA: protein MNNTLIRHVMKTNMLQHKIAELKKQKNAVILAHYYQIPEIQEVADYVGDSLGLSQKAAETDADMIVFAGVHFMAETAKILNPSKKVLLPDVNAGCSLAESCPPEAFQKFINSHPDHLVITYVNCSAEIKAMSDIVCTSSNAVAIVNSVPEDKPIIFAPDKNLGRYVMQETGRELLLWDGSCVVHEAFSADKLISLIQQHPDAKIIAHPESETHILKTANYIGSTAGMISFVKQHPEHKFIVATEAGILYKMQEAVPQATLIPAPAKEDNNCACSECAFMKMNTLEKLYNCLQMEAPEILVAEDIQNKALYPINRMLELSAH from the coding sequence ATGAATAACACTCTCATTCGTCACGTCATGAAAACCAATATGTTACAACATAAAATAGCAGAATTAAAAAAACAGAAGAATGCTGTAATTCTGGCACATTACTACCAAATTCCTGAAATTCAAGAAGTAGCCGATTACGTTGGGGACAGTCTTGGTTTATCTCAGAAAGCTGCGGAAACTGATGCTGACATGATAGTGTTTGCAGGTGTACATTTTATGGCCGAAACTGCTAAAATTCTTAATCCCTCAAAAAAAGTACTGCTTCCTGATGTTAATGCTGGTTGTTCTTTAGCAGAGTCATGTCCTCCAGAGGCATTTCAAAAGTTCATCAACTCACATCCAGATCATCTAGTTATAACCTATGTAAACTGCAGTGCTGAAATAAAAGCCATGAGTGATATAGTATGTACCTCATCTAATGCAGTTGCCATAGTAAATTCGGTACCAGAGGACAAACCTATAATTTTTGCCCCAGACAAGAACTTAGGTCGCTATGTAATGCAAGAAACTGGGAGGGAATTACTTCTCTGGGACGGAAGTTGCGTTGTCCATGAAGCGTTTTCAGCGGATAAATTGATTTCTCTTATACAACAACATCCGGACGCAAAGATTATTGCACATCCAGAGAGTGAAACGCACATCCTGAAAACGGCTAATTATATCGGTTCAACAGCTGGCATGATTTCCTTTGTAAAACAACACCCTGAACACAAATTTATCGTAGCTACAGAAGCAGGAATTCTATATAAAATGCAGGAAGCAGTGCCACAGGCAACATTGATTCCGGCCCCTGCTAAAGAAGATAACAACTGCGCTTGTAGTGAATGTGCCTTTATGAAAATGAATACCTTAGAAAAGCTTTACAACTGCTTACAAATGGAAGCCCCTGAAATATTGGTTGCAGAAGACATTCAAAATAAAGCCCTATACCCAATAAACCGAATGTTGGAACTTTCAGCTCACTAA
- the ric gene encoding iron-sulfur cluster repair di-iron protein: MDTLQEKTVADFVTANIKTADVFKKHGIDFCCGGGITLSKACDKYNADFDSLINDLMAINETPNKAYDYNSWDLEFLIDHIVNVHHSYVEENIPLLLQYAQRVAQVHGTHYEEVVTIHRLATEVANELTTHMKKEEIILFPFIKKMIKASKKGESLTPPAFGTVNNPIAMMEEEHETAGELLRQIANLSNNYTPPQGACNTFKALYAKLDEFEQDLHQHVHLENNILFPKAKQLEKTIAS, from the coding sequence ATGGATACTTTACAAGAAAAAACGGTTGCTGATTTTGTTACGGCAAATATTAAAACGGCTGATGTATTTAAAAAACATGGTATTGATTTTTGTTGCGGAGGAGGTATTACTCTTTCAAAGGCATGTGATAAATACAATGCAGATTTTGACAGTCTAATTAATGATTTAATGGCTATTAATGAGACTCCAAACAAAGCTTATGATTATAACAGCTGGGACTTAGAGTTTTTGATTGATCATATTGTAAATGTACATCATAGCTATGTTGAAGAAAATATACCGTTGCTATTACAGTATGCTCAGCGTGTAGCTCAAGTACATGGAACTCATTATGAAGAGGTCGTAACTATTCATCGATTAGCTACTGAGGTAGCCAATGAACTTACTACTCACATGAAAAAAGAAGAAATAATATTGTTCCCTTTTATAAAAAAAATGATCAAAGCCTCTAAAAAAGGTGAGAGTTTAACTCCTCCAGCCTTTGGTACGGTAAACAACCCCATTGCAATGATGGAAGAGGAACATGAAACAGCAGGTGAATTACTTCGCCAAATTGCTAATCTTAGTAATAATTATACACCCCCACAAGGGGCCTGTAATACCTTTAAAGCACTTTATGCTAAGCTTGATGAATTTGAACAGGATTTACATCAACACGTTCATTTGGAGAATAATATACTTTTCCCAAAAGCTAAGCAATTAGAAAAAACAATAGCATCCTAA
- a CDS encoding alkaline phosphatase D family protein — translation MNRRDYIKTVALGAILPMASTYGYPFGLGELSRVKFSSQWHLWPDMKWVGPQYWANRLQDWVIEKGKLRCLVAGKNRTLHLLTLQNPSGSSKLIVKVGITNPWIGMPPSTKGCVGLRIGAKGRFDDYRSAAVYGKGLDVGLTADGKLKIGESLFENAISKLPNSIELILSSEPKEEGKQELTVKVIDQQTQKVWIQQNGIEVDNSVLQGNFALLCDVHTKDQVKSIASFDNWIIESDSIYSNSENLYGPICFAQYTLHRRKLKLTAQLAPIEMIVGHSVSLEIKLQNTWKVVSEKTLTHQGRAVNFQITEWYHEHDIPYRVCLKIPTLEGNHLYYYEGTIAKEPIDEKQLTTAVFSCNADFGFPDSDIYESVLKLDPDVILFLGDQFYEGTGGFGAQYEGDFDVLCLDYLHKWMMFGWSYRELFRHKPCAIIPDDHDVYHGNVWGEGGKLADNSNGFGAKSQDSGGYKMPPEWVNMVQYSQTSHLPDPYDPKPVDNGIRVYYTHWNYAGVSFAILEDRKFKSAPQHVLPKEAEIYNGWIRNKEFDIKKYKDLEAELLGKRQEDFLEDWVHDWSNNTQMKVVLSQTNFATIATLPSDAVDDGVVPGLYIPELGEYIKGDAPTVDMDSNGWPANKRDKALSIIRKGFAFHIAGDQHLGSFIQYGVETHEDSGYAFAGPALNNIWPRRFWPSLRDPNEHSYDSPAYVGQHIDGFGNKATVLAVANPHNMHKEPKVLHNRALGYGVVTFDKEKRTIKTDCYRRFYNPLEKDSQYPGWPITVSQEENYGRKAVAWLPKIQIKGSLLPVLKVFDSGNELQYAIRLREFSFTPKVFAEGKYKIVLTIPETGYERVIGRLRATREQGKVIVVSL, via the coding sequence ATGAATAGAAGAGATTATATTAAAACCGTTGCCCTAGGAGCAATACTGCCAATGGCTTCAACCTATGGGTATCCATTTGGGCTTGGTGAATTATCACGAGTTAAATTTTCAAGCCAATGGCATTTGTGGCCAGATATGAAGTGGGTAGGACCTCAGTATTGGGCAAATCGATTACAGGATTGGGTGATAGAGAAAGGGAAATTGAGATGTTTAGTAGCTGGGAAAAACAGAACTTTACATTTATTAACGCTTCAAAATCCATCCGGAAGCTCGAAACTTATAGTAAAGGTTGGTATTACGAATCCATGGATTGGGATGCCTCCGAGTACAAAAGGTTGTGTTGGTTTAAGAATTGGTGCTAAAGGTCGATTTGATGACTACAGATCTGCTGCTGTTTATGGAAAAGGTTTGGATGTTGGGTTGACGGCTGATGGAAAACTTAAAATAGGCGAGTCATTATTTGAAAATGCAATTAGTAAACTACCTAATTCTATTGAGCTTATTCTAAGTAGTGAACCCAAAGAGGAGGGTAAACAGGAATTAACAGTTAAAGTGATTGATCAACAGACCCAGAAAGTATGGATTCAACAAAATGGAATTGAAGTTGATAATAGTGTTTTGCAAGGGAATTTTGCATTGTTATGTGATGTTCATACAAAGGATCAGGTTAAATCAATTGCATCATTTGATAATTGGATTATAGAGTCTGATAGTATATATAGTAATTCGGAAAATTTATATGGACCCATTTGTTTTGCTCAATATACACTACATAGAAGAAAGTTAAAACTAACGGCACAACTTGCTCCAATTGAAATGATAGTGGGTCATAGTGTTTCTCTTGAAATTAAACTACAAAATACGTGGAAAGTAGTGTCTGAAAAAACCCTTACTCACCAAGGGAGAGCTGTTAATTTTCAGATTACAGAATGGTACCATGAGCATGATATTCCTTATAGGGTGTGCCTTAAAATACCAACTTTAGAAGGGAATCATTTATATTACTATGAGGGAACAATTGCAAAAGAACCAATTGACGAGAAGCAACTAACTACCGCAGTATTCAGTTGTAATGCCGATTTTGGATTTCCTGATTCAGATATTTATGAAAGTGTTTTAAAGTTAGATCCTGATGTGATTTTATTCTTAGGAGATCAATTTTATGAAGGTACAGGTGGGTTTGGAGCGCAATATGAGGGAGATTTTGATGTGCTATGTTTAGATTATTTACATAAATGGATGATGTTTGGATGGTCATATAGGGAATTGTTTAGACACAAACCTTGTGCAATAATTCCTGATGATCATGATGTATACCATGGAAATGTATGGGGAGAGGGAGGAAAGTTGGCAGATAATTCTAACGGATTTGGTGCCAAATCACAAGATTCTGGCGGATATAAAATGCCTCCAGAATGGGTTAATATGGTTCAATATTCGCAAACAAGCCATTTACCTGATCCATATGATCCAAAACCTGTAGATAATGGTATTAGAGTGTATTATACACATTGGAATTACGCAGGTGTTAGTTTTGCAATTTTGGAGGATCGGAAGTTTAAATCAGCACCTCAACATGTGTTGCCAAAGGAGGCTGAGATTTATAATGGATGGATACGGAATAAAGAATTTGATATTAAAAAATATAAGGATTTAGAAGCTGAATTGCTGGGGAAACGTCAGGAGGATTTTTTAGAAGATTGGGTTCATGATTGGTCAAATAATACTCAAATGAAGGTTGTGTTGTCACAAACGAATTTTGCTACTATTGCAACGTTACCTTCTGATGCCGTTGATGATGGTGTGGTGCCGGGATTATACATACCTGAATTAGGTGAATATATAAAAGGGGATGCTCCGACGGTTGATATGGATTCCAACGGGTGGCCTGCAAATAAGAGGGATAAAGCTTTAAGTATAATAAGAAAGGGTTTTGCGTTTCATATAGCTGGAGATCAGCATTTAGGAAGTTTTATTCAGTATGGTGTTGAAACTCATGAAGATAGTGGATATGCTTTTGCAGGGCCAGCTCTTAACAATATTTGGCCTAGAAGATTTTGGCCATCTTTAAGAGATCCTAATGAGCATTCGTATGATTCCCCAGCATATGTAGGTCAGCATATAGATGGTTTCGGGAATAAAGCTACAGTATTAGCTGTAGCTAATCCTCACAATATGCATAAGGAACCAAAGGTGCTTCATAATAGAGCTTTAGGTTATGGAGTTGTGACTTTTGATAAAGAAAAAAGGACCATTAAAACTGATTGTTACCGGAGGTTTTATAATCCTTTAGAAAAAGATAGTCAGTACCCAGGATGGCCTATTACGGTGAGTCAAGAGGAAAATTATGGAAGGAAAGCAGTGGCTTGGCTTCCTAAGATTCAAATTAAAGGATCTCTACTTCCGGTCTTAAAAGTTTTTGATTCTGGAAATGAACTACAATATGCTATTAGGCTTAGAGAATTTAGTTTTACTCCTAAGGTCTTTGCTGAAGGTAAATATAAAATAGTGCTCACTATTCCTGAGACTGGATATGAGAGAGTAATTGGTCGCTTACGAGCTACAAGAGAACAAGGTAAGGTCATAGTAGTTTCACTTTAA
- a CDS encoding DUF3472 domain-containing protein yields the protein MKKLRQTFLSLPFSIIILSIFTSCSSGTNAPLVKASITSDLDIIISPEGNSWTINDHTQNPKLINSNGIQNWKDPNTIIRTYVKLNASGELHIGLNAKSPTGSSKIKITVGDKSVEYTLKDTEYTILPIDKFPINTTGYHYIEIQGLSKEGANFGDIKDLRIGGSATKSGVTFVQDDFYWGRRGPSVHLSYETPDKDIQWSYSEITVPEGEDTIGSYYMANGFAQGYFGMQVNSPTERRVLFSVWSPYETDNPNEIPEDSRIILLGKGQGVTTGSFGNEGSGGQSYKVFNWKAGNTYRFLLKGEPSVNNSTDYTAYFFAPETEKWTLIASFRRPHTFTYLKRLHSFLENFSTNTGFIGRKAFYGNQWARDKEGNWYELTNAKFTADATARKGSRLDYAGGSQGNVFYMQNCGFFSNNTPMDSQHSRSANGTPPTIDFNTLEIPSL from the coding sequence ATGAAAAAACTAAGACAGACCTTTCTTTCACTGCCATTTTCAATTATAATCCTATCTATTTTCACATCTTGTTCCTCAGGCACCAATGCACCTCTTGTCAAGGCTTCTATAACTTCAGATTTAGATATTATAATTTCCCCCGAAGGTAATAGCTGGACTATAAATGACCACACCCAAAACCCTAAATTAATTAACAGTAATGGAATCCAGAACTGGAAAGATCCAAACACCATTATAAGAACCTATGTTAAACTAAATGCAAGTGGCGAATTACATATAGGCCTAAATGCAAAATCACCTACAGGGAGTTCTAAAATAAAAATCACAGTAGGTGATAAATCTGTTGAATACACTCTAAAAGATACCGAGTACACAATTCTTCCCATAGACAAATTTCCAATAAACACCACTGGATATCATTATATAGAAATTCAGGGACTCTCGAAAGAAGGGGCTAACTTTGGTGATATAAAAGATCTTCGAATAGGAGGGTCGGCTACTAAATCAGGTGTTACTTTTGTGCAAGATGATTTTTATTGGGGACGTCGTGGTCCTTCTGTTCATCTCTCATATGAAACACCCGACAAAGACATACAGTGGTCATATAGTGAAATCACTGTTCCGGAAGGAGAAGACACCATAGGATCATACTATATGGCCAATGGTTTTGCTCAGGGATATTTTGGCATGCAAGTTAACTCTCCAACAGAAAGAAGAGTTCTATTCTCTGTATGGAGTCCTTACGAAACAGATAACCCTAACGAAATCCCGGAAGACTCAAGAATTATACTTCTTGGAAAAGGTCAAGGTGTAACGACAGGTTCATTTGGCAATGAGGGTTCTGGCGGACAAAGCTATAAAGTTTTCAATTGGAAGGCAGGAAACACCTATCGCTTTTTATTGAAAGGAGAACCTTCCGTTAACAACTCTACCGATTACACAGCTTATTTTTTTGCACCCGAGACCGAGAAATGGACTTTAATTGCGAGTTTCAGAAGGCCTCATACATTTACCTACTTAAAAAGATTGCACTCTTTCTTAGAAAATTTCAGCACAAACACAGGATTCATTGGAAGAAAAGCATTCTATGGAAACCAATGGGCTAGAGACAAAGAAGGTAACTGGTATGAACTTACCAATGCTAAATTTACAGCAGATGCTACTGCTAGAAAAGGTTCAAGATTAGATTATGCAGGAGGTTCTCAAGGAAACGTCTTTTACATGCAGAACTGCGGATTTTTTAGCAATAATACACCAATGGATTCGCAACACTCCCGTTCCGCTAATGGAACCCCTCCAACAATTGATTTTAACACACTAGAAATCCCAAGCCTATAA
- a CDS encoding hemerythrin domain-containing protein: MSTKPLKRVPQLQSLSRDHHHGLLLSWKIRKGFSMNINPKRIKDYVDWFWISQLKDHFILEETYVFPLLGNNHPLIKKALSEHNKIQNLIEDSSDIITSLYALEEVLEAHIRFEERILFQEIQKTTTPEMYHESLLKHDQNLDCHIWPDEFWKS; encoded by the coding sequence ATGAGCACCAAACCTTTAAAAAGAGTCCCACAATTACAATCTCTTAGTAGAGATCATCACCACGGTCTACTCCTAAGTTGGAAAATACGAAAAGGATTCTCAATGAATATCAATCCTAAAAGAATCAAAGACTACGTAGACTGGTTTTGGATATCACAACTAAAAGATCATTTCATATTAGAAGAAACCTATGTTTTTCCACTTCTAGGCAATAATCATCCCTTAATAAAAAAAGCACTTTCTGAACATAATAAAATTCAAAATTTAATTGAAGATTCTTCGGATATTATCACTTCTCTTTATGCACTTGAGGAAGTTTTAGAGGCCCATATTCGTTTTGAAGAAAGAATTTTATTTCAGGAAATCCAAAAAACCACCACCCCTGAAATGTACCATGAGTCTTTGTTAAAGCACGACCAAAATCTAGATTGTCACATTTGGCCCGATGAATTCTGGAAATCATAG
- a CDS encoding NAD-dependent epimerase/dehydratase family protein — translation MTKILITGAAGQLGSELTQALGNLFGGDNILATDINEGAREKFPYCHFEVLNVMDSERMLELVKKYEITQIYHLAAILSATGEKNPLFTWKLNMDSLLSVLEIAKNENLDKVYWPSSIAVFGTNTPVDLTPQYTAMDPNTVYGISKLAGELWCSYYNEKFGVDVRSIRYPGLIGYKSLPGGGTTDYAVDIYYKAIEGKTYECFLNEDSYLPMMYMADAIKATIDLMQAPKEQVKIRTSYNVSGMSFSPKEIYQSILKHYPDFKIEYKPDFRQAIADSWPNSIDDSHAREHWGWKPTYDLAKMTEDMLQNLSIMLEK, via the coding sequence ATGACAAAAATATTAATAACCGGTGCTGCCGGACAATTGGGCTCAGAGCTCACTCAAGCATTAGGCAACCTCTTTGGTGGTGATAACATTTTAGCCACTGATATAAATGAAGGAGCTCGCGAAAAATTTCCATACTGTCATTTTGAAGTACTTAATGTAATGGATAGCGAACGCATGCTTGAATTGGTAAAGAAATATGAAATTACTCAAATTTACCACCTAGCAGCTATTCTATCAGCCACTGGTGAGAAAAATCCCCTTTTCACATGGAAATTAAATATGGACAGTCTTCTTTCTGTATTGGAAATTGCCAAAAATGAGAATTTAGACAAAGTATACTGGCCTTCTTCCATTGCTGTATTTGGTACAAACACTCCAGTGGACCTAACGCCACAATACACCGCTATGGATCCTAATACTGTCTATGGTATTTCAAAACTAGCAGGTGAATTATGGTGTTCTTATTATAACGAAAAATTTGGCGTAGACGTAAGAAGTATACGCTATCCAGGTCTCATAGGGTATAAATCACTACCTGGTGGTGGTACCACTGACTATGCTGTAGACATCTATTACAAGGCCATTGAAGGAAAAACATACGAATGCTTCCTTAATGAGGATAGCTACCTGCCAATGATGTATATGGCTGACGCAATAAAAGCTACCATAGATCTAATGCAAGCTCCAAAAGAACAAGTAAAGATACGCACATCTTACAACGTATCAGGCATGAGTTTCTCACCAAAAGAAATTTACCAAAGCATTTTAAAACACTATCCAGATTTCAAGATAGAATACAAACCAGATTTCCGTCAAGCGATTGCAGACAGTTGGCCAAATAGTATCGATGATAGTCATGCTCGCGAGCATTGGGGATGGAAACCAACCTATGATTTAGCAAAAATGACTGAGGATATGTTACAGAACTTATCTATAATGCTAGAAAAATAA
- a CDS encoding thioredoxin family protein — translation MEKIIAQSLENGMTYQTYRALVEQLLSEDKATGPSQSPEKLEASKLNHARMNRLDKTTQLENSIAEWLQENEIPQTWLVITEGWCGDAAHVLPVLNKFAENDTTITLSILLRDDNEELMDRFLTNGTRSIPKLIILNADGQVMGHWGPRTELFTQKVTNYKAERDGKIDADFKKQLQLWYNEDKGKAIQHEVWQLMQKVTEMVTSEAL, via the coding sequence ATGGAAAAAATCATAGCGCAAAGTCTAGAGAATGGTATGACATATCAAACATATCGTGCTCTTGTTGAGCAATTACTTTCAGAAGATAAAGCAACAGGTCCTTCCCAAAGCCCTGAAAAGCTAGAGGCTAGTAAACTTAATCACGCCCGAATGAATCGTTTGGACAAAACGACACAATTAGAAAACTCTATTGCGGAATGGCTCCAAGAAAATGAAATCCCACAAACATGGTTGGTAATTACAGAAGGCTGGTGTGGTGATGCAGCACATGTATTACCAGTGCTAAACAAATTTGCAGAAAACGACACTACCATCACATTATCCATCTTATTAAGAGATGATAATGAAGAACTCATGGATCGTTTCCTTACTAATGGAACACGCTCAATCCCTAAATTAATAATACTAAACGCGGATGGCCAAGTAATGGGACATTGGGGGCCACGTACAGAACTATTTACTCAGAAGGTTACAAATTACAAGGCGGAGCGAGATGGTAAAATAGACGCTGATTTTAAAAAACAACTACAATTATGGTATAATGAAGATAAGGGAAAAGCAATTCAACACGAAGTTTGGCAACTGATGCAAAAGGTCACCGAAATGGTCACTTCAGAGGCATTATAA